From the genome of Onthophagus taurus isolate NC chromosome 5, IU_Otau_3.0, whole genome shotgun sequence, one region includes:
- the LOC111421442 gene encoding uncharacterized protein — MKVILLVALLSVVGLNAFTLTRDVPKDVVAQVLPILGGESPEEAPTAETLPIIGGETPSLEIGNLPSLGDLFPVIDETESLVPVNPIIEGGETPTIEVGNLPSIGDLFPSIDETGPLVPVNPIIEGGESPTIEIGHLPSIDWSLIPCEIPEDILKPLPIPIEPEEVEVVPSPLPLPINPGDFEQGVEINPNPLPLPIDPEVEINPNPLPLPIDPEVEINPNPLPLPIDPEVEINPNPLPLPIDPEVEINPNPLPLPIEPEEEVEYIEQLPIVIKPQPLPLPINPEPEINPNPLPLPIDPEPEINPNPLPLPIDPEDGNIEINPNPLPLPIEPEHPEVEIEYIPENPINVKPQPLPLPINPIEPEIEVELVPEPVVPEMPEIEWLPEPEGGNSLPVNPLPLPLPIEPIAPEMPEIEYLPEPEIDCETDDSVEIISPEVLPLPIDPIEETEDGLVHPSKPQVLPINKP, encoded by the exons ATGAAGGTGATTTTATTAGTCGCTCTTTTGAGCGTTGTAG GCCTAAACGCCTTTACTTTAACGAGAGATGTTCCAAAAGATGTCGTTGCTCAAGTTTTACCAATCCTGGGGGGAGAATCCCCTGAAGAAGCCCCAACAGCCGAAACTCTTCCAATCATTGGTGGAGAAACCCCATCTTTAGAGATCGGAAATCTCCCATCTCTTGGAGATCTTTTCCCTGTTATAGATGAAACTGAGTCTTTAGTTCCGGTGAATCCCATCATTGAAGGTGGCGAAACCCCAACGATCGAAGTTGGAAATCTTCCATCAATTGGAGATCTTTTCCCAAGTATTGACGAAACTGGACCTTTAGTTCCGGTGAATCCCATCATTGAAGGTGGAGAATCCCCTACCATTGAAATCGGTCACTTACCATCCATCGATTGGAGTTTAATTCCGTGCGAAATTCCAGAAGATATCTTGAAACCTCTTCCAATCCCAATCGAACCAGAAGAAGTCGAAGTTGTTCCATCTCCACTTCCACTCCCAATTAATCCAGGAGATTTCGAACAAGGAGTTGAAATCAATCCAAACCCACTCCCACTTCCAATCGATCCAGAAGTTGAAATTAATCCAAATCCACTTCCTCTTCCAATCGACCCAGAAGTTGAAATTAATCCAAATCCACTTCCTCTTCCAATCGATCCAGAAGTTGAAATTAATCCAAATCCACTTCCTCTTCCAATCGACCCAGAAGTTGAAATTAATCCAAATCCACTTCCTCTTCCAATCGAACCAGAAGAAGAAGTCGAGTATATTGAACAACTTCCAATCGTCATCAAACCACAACCACTTCCACTTCCAATCAATCCAGAACCCGAAATTAATCCAAACCCACTCCCACTTCCAATCGATCCAGAACCAGAAATTAATCCAAACCCACTCCCACTTCCAATCGATCCAGAAGATGGAAACATTGAAATCAACCCCAACCCTCTTCCACTTCCAATCGAACCAGAACACCCAGAAGTCGAAATCGAATATATCCCAGAAAATCCAATCAATGTTAAACCACAACCTCTCCCACTTCCAATCAACCCAATCGAACCTGAAATTGAAGTTGAATTGGTTCCTGAACCAGTAGTTCCAGAAATGCCAGAAATCGAATGGTTGCCAGAACCGGAAGGTGGAAACTCACTTCCAGTGAACCCATTACCATTACCACTTCCAATTGAACCAATCGCACCGGAAATGCCAGAAATTGAATATTTACCCGAACCAGAAATTGATTGCGAAACTGATGATTCGGTTGAAATAATCTCTCCTGAAGTGTTACCTTTACCTATTGATCCAATTGAAGAAACCGAAGACGGTTTGGTTCATCCATCGAAACCACAAGTTCTTCCAATTAACAAACCTTAA